One window of the Rhizorhabdus dicambivorans genome contains the following:
- a CDS encoding TatD family hydrolase — protein sequence MFVDSHCHLNYAGLAERQQDVLAAARAAGVSTMLNISTRASEWAAVLETAEREPDVWASVGIHPHDADTHEDIETALLIEKAAHPRIIGIGETGLDFYYDKSDRDRQRASFRRHIAAARATGLPLIVHTREAEGDTKAILAEEMGKGAFTAVIHCFTGSADLARAMLDLGFSISLSGIVTFKNAGDLRSTAHLIPRDRLLIETDSPFLAPVPHRGKPCEPAFVTDTARMLAVELGWDIEDLAEATSSNFFNLFAKARS from the coding sequence ATGTTCGTCGATAGCCATTGCCATCTGAACTATGCGGGCCTGGCCGAGCGCCAGCAGGACGTTCTGGCGGCGGCGCGGGCGGCGGGCGTCTCGACGATGCTGAACATCTCGACCCGCGCGAGCGAATGGGCTGCTGTACTGGAAACTGCCGAGCGCGAGCCCGATGTCTGGGCGAGCGTCGGCATCCATCCGCACGACGCCGACACCCATGAGGACATCGAGACCGCGCTGCTGATCGAAAAGGCCGCGCATCCGCGCATCATCGGCATCGGCGAGACCGGCCTCGATTTCTATTATGACAAGTCGGACCGGGATCGGCAGCGCGCCAGCTTCCGCCGCCATATCGCCGCCGCGCGCGCAACCGGCCTGCCGCTGATCGTCCACACCCGCGAAGCGGAGGGGGACACCAAGGCGATTTTGGCCGAGGAGATGGGGAAGGGGGCCTTCACCGCCGTCATCCACTGCTTCACCGGCAGCGCCGATCTCGCCCGGGCGATGCTCGATCTCGGCTTCTCGATCTCGCTGTCGGGGATCGTCACCTTCAAGAATGCCGGCGATCTGCGCAGCACCGCGCATCTCATCCCGCGCGACCGGCTGCTGATCGAAACCGACAGCCCCTTCCTGGCGCCGGTGCCGCATCGCGGGAAACCCTGCGAGCCCGCCTTCGTTACCGATACGGCGCGCATGCTGGCCGTCGAGCTGGGCTGGGATATCGAGGATTTGGCGGAAGCAACCTCCAGCAACTTCTTCAATCTGTTCGCGAAAGCGAGATCGTGA
- the mutL gene encoding DNA mismatch repair endonuclease MutL, with amino-acid sequence MSIRRLPEHLVNRIAAGEVVERPASALKELVENSIDAGAKRISISLSEGGLSSIDVADDGCGMAPDEIALAMERHATSKLPDDAIESVTTLGFRGEALPSIGSVADLTIESRVRGADGWYRRIDHGVLVGEGPAALPPGTRIKVSNLFAKVPARRKFLRSGRSEYAACVDVIKRLAMARPDIGFTLEHDGRRAILVGPDEQRPERVAALTDRDLAENSVIVDFRREAVSLTGVAGLPTFNRGVADHQYLFVNGRPVKDRLLIGALRAAYQDMLARDRHPLVALFIELPGDQVDVNVHPAKTEVRFRDPGLVRGMIVGGLRAALDEAGHRSAQRPSVAALGNWQSGSFPSAPSSPAIPNGFAFPAAAREAGQGSVWDRVTDYTPAPMARAEPAYAAPPEHRAFPMGVARGQVAATYIVAEAEDGLVIVDQHAAHERLVLERMRRAMSDGGVARQALLLPEVVELDETGCDRLEGRIAELAEMGLELERFGPKAMLVRATPAMLGQGDVHGLVIDLADELAAYDEALSLKEKLDHVAATMACHGSVRAGRTLSVAEMNALLREMEVTPHSGQCNHGRPTWIKLGHGDIEKLFGRK; translated from the coding sequence ATGTCAATACGCCGCCTGCCGGAACATCTGGTCAATCGCATCGCTGCCGGTGAAGTGGTCGAAAGGCCAGCCAGTGCGCTGAAGGAACTGGTCGAGAATTCGATCGACGCCGGCGCCAAGAGGATATCGATAAGCCTTTCAGAAGGCGGGCTTTCCTCGATCGACGTGGCCGACGACGGCTGCGGCATGGCGCCGGACGAGATCGCCCTGGCGATGGAGCGGCACGCGACGTCGAAATTACCCGACGACGCCATCGAATCCGTAACGACATTGGGCTTCCGGGGTGAGGCACTGCCCTCGATCGGCAGCGTCGCCGATCTGACGATCGAAAGCCGGGTGCGCGGCGCCGATGGCTGGTATCGCCGGATCGATCATGGCGTGCTGGTTGGGGAAGGGCCGGCGGCGCTGCCGCCCGGCACCCGCATCAAGGTGTCCAACCTGTTCGCCAAGGTGCCGGCGCGGCGCAAATTCCTGCGCTCGGGCCGTTCGGAATATGCGGCCTGCGTCGACGTCATCAAGCGGCTCGCCATGGCGCGGCCCGATATCGGCTTCACGCTGGAGCATGACGGGCGCCGGGCGATCCTGGTCGGGCCCGACGAGCAGCGGCCCGAGCGGGTCGCGGCGCTGACCGACCGCGACCTTGCCGAAAACAGCGTGATCGTCGATTTCCGCCGCGAGGCGGTTTCGCTGACCGGGGTTGCGGGCCTGCCGACCTTCAACCGGGGGGTCGCCGATCATCAATATCTGTTCGTCAACGGCCGGCCGGTGAAGGACCGGCTGCTGATCGGCGCGCTCCGGGCCGCCTATCAGGACATGCTGGCGCGCGACCGGCATCCGCTGGTGGCGCTGTTCATCGAACTGCCCGGCGACCAGGTCGACGTCAACGTCCATCCGGCCAAGACCGAGGTGCGCTTCCGCGATCCCGGGCTGGTGCGCGGGATGATCGTGGGCGGCCTGCGCGCCGCGCTGGACGAGGCGGGGCATCGCAGCGCCCAGCGGCCCTCGGTCGCGGCGCTCGGCAACTGGCAGAGCGGCAGCTTTCCCTCGGCGCCGTCCTCACCCGCGATACCGAACGGCTTCGCCTTCCCCGCGGCGGCGCGCGAGGCGGGGCAGGGCAGCGTCTGGGACCGGGTGACAGACTATACGCCCGCGCCGATGGCCCGGGCCGAGCCGGCCTATGCCGCCCCGCCCGAGCATCGGGCCTTTCCGATGGGGGTGGCGCGCGGGCAGGTGGCCGCCACCTATATCGTCGCCGAGGCCGAGGACGGCCTCGTCATCGTCGACCAGCATGCCGCGCATGAGCGGCTCGTGCTCGAACGGATGCGCCGGGCGATGTCCGACGGTGGGGTCGCCCGCCAGGCGCTGCTGCTGCCCGAGGTGGTCGAACTCGACGAGACGGGTTGCGACCGTCTCGAGGGGCGGATCGCCGAACTGGCCGAGATGGGGCTGGAACTCGAACGCTTCGGCCCCAAGGCGATGCTGGTGCGCGCAACCCCGGCGATGCTGGGGCAGGGCGACGTCCACGGCCTGGTCATCGATCTCGCCGACGAACTGGCCGCCTATGACGAGGCGCTGTCGCTCAAGGAGAAGCTCGATCATGTCGCCGCGACCATGGCCTGCCACGGCTCGGTCCGCGCGGGGCGCACGCTGTCTGTCGCCGAGATGAACGCGCTGCTCCGGGAGATGGAGGTCACCCCGCATTCGGGCCAGTGCAACCATGGCCGCCCGACCTGGATCAAGCTCGGCCATGGCGATATCGAGAAGCTGTTCGGGCGCAAATGA
- the metG gene encoding methionine--tRNA ligase, whose translation MANPFYITTAISYPNGRPHIGHAYEAIAADVIARFQRARGRDVRFQTGTDEHGLKMAQAARTRDITPRALADEMSAYFKQMCGVLNISHDRFIRTSDADHYAASQAIWQAMEANGDLYLDRYEGWYSVRDEAFYDEKELTDGEGGVKLSPQGTPVEWTVEESWFFRLSRYQEPLLALYRDQPDFIRPESRRNEVVSFVSGGLSDLSVSRTSFDWGVPVPGSPGHVMYVWVDALTNYLTGVGYPDGGDLYDRYWPANLHLIGKDIVRFHTVYWPAFLMSAKLPLPQQVFGHGFLLNKGEKMSKSVGNVVDPMTMAERYGVDQLRYFLMREVSFGQDGSYSHEAIVNRANAELANSFGNLAQRTLSMIFKNMDGELPVLDRNEDDAALVRAVAAACLDETPRAFEQLAFSIGIEAWMKAVFACNQYVDAQAPWALRKSDPERMKTVLGTLFAVIRDLAIAILPVIPESAGKLLDQMGIAPDARDFAAIEDQSWYDALRGSGYRVAQPVPLFPRLELEQADA comes from the coding sequence ATGGCGAACCCCTTCTACATCACCACCGCGATCAGCTATCCCAATGGCCGCCCGCACATCGGCCATGCCTATGAGGCGATCGCGGCGGATGTGATCGCGCGGTTCCAGCGGGCCAGGGGACGCGACGTGCGCTTCCAGACCGGCACCGACGAACATGGCCTGAAGATGGCCCAGGCGGCGCGCACCCGCGACATCACCCCGCGCGCATTGGCGGACGAGATGTCTGCCTATTTCAAGCAGATGTGTGGGGTTCTCAACATATCGCATGATCGTTTCATCCGGACCAGCGACGCCGACCATTATGCCGCCAGCCAGGCGATCTGGCAGGCCATGGAGGCCAATGGAGATCTCTATCTCGATCGCTATGAGGGTTGGTATTCGGTTCGCGACGAGGCCTTTTACGACGAAAAGGAACTGACCGACGGGGAAGGGGGCGTGAAGCTCTCGCCGCAGGGCACCCCGGTCGAATGGACTGTCGAGGAAAGCTGGTTCTTCAGGCTGTCCAGATATCAGGAGCCGCTGCTCGCGCTCTATCGCGACCAGCCCGATTTCATCCGTCCGGAAAGCCGGCGCAACGAGGTGGTGAGCTTCGTCAGTGGCGGTCTGAGCGACCTGTCGGTATCGCGCACCAGCTTTGACTGGGGCGTGCCGGTGCCCGGCAGCCCCGGCCATGTCATGTATGTCTGGGTCGACGCGCTGACCAACTACCTGACCGGCGTTGGCTACCCGGATGGCGGCGATCTCTATGACCGCTATTGGCCCGCCAATCTCCACCTGATCGGCAAGGATATCGTCCGCTTCCATACCGTCTATTGGCCGGCCTTCCTGATGTCCGCGAAGCTGCCGTTGCCGCAGCAGGTGTTCGGCCACGGATTCCTGCTCAACAAGGGCGAGAAGATGTCGAAGTCGGTCGGCAATGTCGTCGATCCGATGACGATGGCGGAGCGCTATGGCGTGGACCAGCTCCGTTATTTCCTGATGCGGGAGGTGAGTTTCGGCCAGGACGGCAGCTACAGCCATGAGGCGATCGTCAACCGCGCCAATGCCGAACTGGCGAACAGCTTCGGTAATCTGGCGCAGCGCACTTTGTCGATGATCTTCAAGAACATGGATGGCGAACTTCCGGTGCTCGACCGCAACGAGGATGATGCCGCGCTGGTCCGCGCCGTTGCCGCCGCCTGCCTCGACGAAACCCCGCGCGCCTTCGAGCAGCTGGCTTTCTCGATCGGCATCGAGGCGTGGATGAAGGCGGTATTCGCCTGCAACCAATATGTCGATGCCCAGGCGCCCTGGGCATTGCGCAAGAGCGATCCCGAGCGGATGAAGACCGTGCTGGGCACGCTGTTCGCCGTGATCCGCGATCTGGCCATTGCGATCCTGCCCGTCATTCCGGAAAGCGCCGGCAAGCTGCTTGATCAGATGGGCATCGCGCCTGATGCGCGCGATTTCGCCGCGATCGAAGACCAGAGCTGGTATGATGCGCTGCGGGGTTCAGGCTACAGGGTCGCCCAACCGGTGCCGCTGTTCCCGCGCCTTGAGCTTGAGCAAGCGGACGCCTGA
- a CDS encoding septal ring lytic transglycosylase RlpA family protein: MASNSRIILALTLFLASCGVPRPERPGPARPRPEQPRPAKPRLPASDMPVKIGKPYQVAGAWYYPADDRDYDEVGLASWYGDQFHGAPTANGEIFDMANVGAAHKTLPLPSYVEVTSLDTGRTILVRVNDRGPFVTNRIIDLSRRAAQLLGTERLGVARVRVRRVYPSEADKLELRWGRPASARPYATPAELAALDRRFAARPAERAAPPRIAAAVPDEAVPVGGLFIQVTAVGNRVRAEEIAELVAGRVEPVGALWRVRMGPYRSEAEATSALAQVRSYGYQDARLVRIASDGQNLEGSSPR, translated from the coding sequence ATGGCGTCGAATAGCCGGATCATCCTCGCCCTGACGCTGTTTCTGGCGAGCTGCGGCGTTCCTCGGCCCGAACGACCGGGCCCCGCGCGGCCGCGCCCCGAACAGCCTCGCCCGGCCAAGCCCCGGCTGCCGGCGTCGGATATGCCGGTCAAGATCGGCAAGCCCTATCAGGTCGCGGGCGCCTGGTACTATCCAGCCGACGATCGCGACTATGACGAGGTGGGGCTGGCCAGCTGGTATGGCGATCAGTTCCACGGCGCGCCGACCGCCAATGGCGAGATATTCGACATGGCCAATGTCGGCGCCGCGCACAAGACGCTGCCCCTGCCGAGCTATGTCGAGGTGACGTCGCTCGACACCGGCCGCACCATCCTCGTCCGCGTGAACGACCGGGGGCCGTTCGTCACCAATCGGATCATCGATCTGTCGCGGCGGGCGGCGCAGCTTCTCGGGACCGAGCGGCTCGGCGTCGCGCGGGTTCGCGTCCGACGGGTCTATCCGTCCGAGGCCGACAAGCTCGAGCTGCGCTGGGGACGGCCCGCCTCGGCACGGCCCTATGCTACCCCGGCCGAGCTGGCGGCGCTCGATCGGCGCTTCGCCGCCCGCCCGGCGGAACGGGCGGCGCCACCCCGGATTGCGGCCGCCGTGCCCGACGAAGCCGTTCCGGTCGGCGGCCTGTTCATCCAGGTGACCGCCGTCGGCAACCGCGTCCGCGCGGAGGAGATCGCCGAGCTCGTGGCCGGCCGGGTTGAGCCCGTGGGAGCTCTTTGGCGGGTCCGCATGGGACCGTACAGGAGCGAGGCCGAGGCGACGAGCGCGCTGGCGCAGGTCCGGTCCTACGGCTATCAGGATGCCAGGCTGGTACGCATCGCCAGCGATGGACAAAATCTGGAGGGAAGTTCACCCCGATGA
- a CDS encoding AAA family ATPase, producing the protein MTLLGHDEQIAAFREAADSGRLHHAWLLTGAEGIGKASFARAAATRLLADAAGPRVQLPGLATPEDHPIANYIRVGSHPDLRILERLAKDRSEELARSITIDQVRSLQSLFATTPSLSPRRVVIIDAIDDLERPAANALLKNLEEPPAGTTFFLISHAPGRLLPTIRSRCRQLRFTPLDPAQMRLALQRALPEEPSDEIDALIRVGNGSPGRALGFAGLEIAALDAAMDRLVGEGDPTNAIRSALSKQLGLKAAQARYEAYLERVPARIAAEAQHRNGGVMADAVALWEDARRICESAVHLSLDPATTVFELATMLAKLAPVSTR; encoded by the coding sequence ATGACCCTGCTTGGCCATGACGAGCAGATCGCCGCCTTTCGCGAGGCGGCGGATTCGGGCCGGCTGCACCATGCCTGGCTGCTGACCGGTGCCGAGGGGATCGGCAAGGCGAGCTTCGCGCGCGCCGCGGCGACCCGCCTGCTGGCCGATGCGGCGGGCCCGCGCGTGCAGCTGCCGGGGCTGGCGACGCCCGAAGATCATCCGATCGCCAACTATATCCGCGTCGGCAGCCACCCCGATCTGCGCATCCTGGAGCGGCTGGCCAAGGACAGGTCGGAGGAGCTGGCGCGATCCATCACGATCGACCAGGTCCGCTCGCTGCAGAGCCTGTTCGCGACCACGCCCAGCCTCTCGCCGCGCCGGGTGGTGATCATCGATGCGATCGACGATCTCGAGCGGCCGGCCGCCAATGCGCTGCTCAAGAATCTGGAGGAGCCGCCCGCCGGCACGACCTTCTTCCTGATCAGCCATGCGCCCGGCCGGCTGCTGCCGACGATCCGGTCGCGCTGTCGCCAGCTTCGCTTTACCCCGCTCGATCCGGCGCAGATGCGGCTCGCGCTCCAGCGCGCCCTGCCCGAGGAGCCCAGCGACGAGATCGACGCACTTATCCGGGTCGGCAACGGCTCGCCCGGCCGTGCGCTCGGCTTCGCCGGGCTGGAGATCGCCGCGCTCGACGCCGCGATGGACAGGCTGGTGGGGGAGGGCGATCCGACCAACGCGATCCGATCGGCGCTGTCCAAGCAATTGGGCCTGAAGGCAGCCCAGGCGCGCTACGAGGCCTATCTGGAGCGGGTGCCCGCGCGCATCGCCGCCGAGGCGCAGCACCGGAACGGTGGCGTCATGGCCGATGCCGTCGCGCTGTGGGAGGATGCCCGCCGCATCTGCGAGAGCGCGGTGCACCTGTCGCTCGATCCAGCGACCACCGTCTTCGAACTGGCGACGATGCTGGCGAAACTGGCGCCCGTTTCTACAAGATAG
- the tmk gene encoding dTMP kinase produces MAGRFITLEGGEGVGKSTQAKALAAALRSRGIDVVQTREPGGSEGAEAIRRLLLEGGADRWNARAEALLFAAARADHVARTIRPAVEAGQWVVCDRFLDSSIAYQGGADGLGDKAIRDLHAIGSENFLPDRTLLLDMPVDDASFRQAAAGIGQSDRFEKREGAFHDRVKASFLEIAGAEPGRIRVISAEGTPEDVTARLMDALSDLLP; encoded by the coding sequence ATGGCGGGCAGGTTCATCACCCTCGAAGGCGGGGAGGGGGTCGGCAAGTCGACCCAGGCCAAGGCGCTGGCCGCGGCCTTGCGCTCGCGCGGGATCGATGTCGTCCAGACGCGCGAACCGGGCGGCAGCGAAGGCGCCGAGGCGATCCGAAGACTGCTTCTCGAAGGCGGGGCCGACCGGTGGAATGCCCGCGCCGAGGCGCTGCTGTTTGCCGCCGCACGTGCCGATCATGTCGCCAGAACGATCCGGCCGGCCGTTGAGGCGGGGCAATGGGTGGTCTGTGATCGCTTCCTCGATAGCTCGATCGCCTATCAGGGCGGGGCCGACGGCTTGGGCGACAAGGCGATCCGCGATCTCCACGCGATCGGCAGCGAAAATTTCCTTCCGGACCGGACTCTGCTGCTCGACATGCCGGTAGATGATGCCAGCTTCCGCCAGGCTGCTGCGGGTATCGGACAGAGCGACCGCTTCGAGAAGCGCGAAGGAGCCTTTCACGATCGCGTGAAGGCGAGCTTCCTGGAAATCGCGGGTGCCGAGCCCGGACGCATCCGGGTGATCAGCGCCGAAGGCACGCCCGAGGATGTGACAGCCCGGCTGATGGATGCCTTGTCGGATCTGCTGCCATGA
- a CDS encoding D-alanyl-D-alanine carboxypeptidase family protein: protein MKRSKIALFSGLLLGLAIPAEAAAPPFDTPAPVAFLKDLSSGAILYAKNPDVRMPPASMAKMMTVYVAFDLIKKGELKLDAMATVRPETWKRWHGPAAGSTMFLSPGEQVSVANLLFGIVTLSGNDACVVLAEHISGTEQAFIALMNRRAKEMGLTNSHFGTSNGWPDGGVTYVTARDLTTLAEKTITEHPKLYKTFYSRPNFTWGKTMGSGQAITQANRDPLLGRVDGADGLKTGHTEEAGYGFTGSAEQNGRRLVMVLSGLTSFNQRIEQSVSFMNWGFRAWQAKPIVPKGRKVQTAEVQLGDVSEVGLVAPKDLTVTIPAGLGSDLKTKVVYQGPIKAPFKKGDHIADLVVTGPDMAPQKLPLVADADVGTAGFFDRMMAGLRWLFGFG from the coding sequence ATGAAGCGCAGCAAGATCGCCCTGTTTTCCGGCCTTCTCCTTGGTCTGGCGATTCCCGCCGAGGCTGCCGCGCCGCCCTTCGACACGCCGGCACCAGTCGCCTTCCTGAAGGACCTGTCCTCGGGCGCGATCCTCTACGCCAAGAATCCGGACGTGCGCATGCCACCGGCATCGATGGCGAAGATGATGACCGTCTATGTCGCTTTCGATCTCATCAAGAAGGGCGAGCTCAAGCTTGATGCGATGGCGACCGTCCGTCCGGAAACCTGGAAGCGGTGGCATGGCCCCGCCGCCGGATCGACCATGTTCCTGTCGCCCGGCGAACAGGTGAGCGTCGCCAATCTGCTGTTCGGCATTGTCACCCTTTCGGGCAACGACGCCTGCGTCGTGCTGGCCGAGCATATATCGGGCACGGAGCAGGCCTTTATCGCGCTGATGAACCGCCGCGCCAAGGAAATGGGGCTGACCAACAGCCATTTCGGCACCTCCAACGGCTGGCCCGACGGCGGCGTCACCTATGTCACCGCGCGCGACCTCACGACCCTGGCCGAGAAGACGATCACCGAGCATCCCAAGCTCTACAAGACCTTCTACAGCCGCCCCAATTTCACCTGGGGCAAGACGATGGGCAGCGGGCAGGCGATCACCCAGGCCAACCGCGATCCATTGCTGGGCCGCGTCGACGGCGCCGACGGCCTGAAGACGGGTCACACCGAGGAGGCCGGCTATGGCTTCACCGGATCGGCTGAGCAGAACGGCCGCCGCCTCGTCATGGTCCTATCCGGCCTCACCTCGTTCAACCAGCGGATCGAGCAGTCGGTCTCCTTCATGAACTGGGGATTCCGCGCCTGGCAGGCCAAGCCGATCGTGCCGAAGGGCCGCAAGGTGCAGACCGCAGAGGTTCAGCTTGGCGATGTCAGCGAGGTCGGTCTCGTCGCACCCAAGGACCTGACCGTTACGATACCGGCCGGGCTGGGATCCGACCTGAAGACCAAGGTGGTCTATCAGGGCCCGATCAAGGCGCCCTTCAAGAAGGGCGACCATATCGCCGATCTGGTCGTGACTGGCCCCGATATGGCGCCGCAGAAGCTGCCGCTGGTCGCCGACGCCGATGTCGGCACCGCCGGCTTCTTCGACCGGATGATGGCAGGCCTGCGCTGGCTGTTCGGCTTCGGCTGA
- a CDS encoding lytic murein transglycosylase yields MRSLLRGAAAALVLVAAGAGALPVAAQPVLEEGQAPDDAARLNDAPAVAVPSEDSRMRAFLATLRPRAIEMGVSPTLFDATLPTINFNARVVRLDRAQPGASAAYSASPPFAPYLASHVDRVRIGMGRSRYGNLRPLLLRIEQETGVPEQIMLAIYGHETGYGTFTGNFDLLNALGTLAYEGRRRELFAEEFLKTLVLMSRGVPRAQLKGSWAGATGYPQFLPSVYLRLAIDADGDGKPDIWRSEPDALASIGNYLRDAGWKKGVPWGVAVRLPEGIDRAAIRSPLSSPRCPRVFARQSRWLTIAEWRDKGVQMLGGRVPPENELATLIEPDGSGNTAYLLTTNYRSILDYNCSNFYALSVGLLGDAIVE; encoded by the coding sequence ATGCGAAGTCTGTTGCGTGGGGCGGCCGCCGCCCTTGTCTTGGTCGCGGCGGGGGCAGGGGCGCTGCCGGTGGCGGCCCAGCCCGTGCTGGAGGAAGGGCAGGCGCCCGACGACGCGGCGCGGCTCAACGATGCGCCGGCCGTCGCGGTGCCGAGCGAAGACAGCCGGATGCGGGCCTTCCTGGCCACCTTGCGGCCGCGCGCGATCGAGATGGGCGTATCGCCCACCCTGTTCGACGCCACCCTGCCGACGATCAACTTCAACGCCCGCGTCGTGCGCCTCGATCGGGCCCAGCCCGGCGCCAGCGCGGCCTATAGCGCGTCGCCTCCCTTTGCCCCCTATCTGGCGAGCCATGTCGATCGAGTGCGGATCGGCATGGGGCGCTCGCGCTACGGCAATCTTCGGCCGCTGCTGCTCCGGATCGAGCAGGAAACCGGGGTGCCTGAGCAGATCATGCTCGCCATCTACGGCCATGAGACCGGTTATGGCACCTTCACCGGCAATTTCGATCTGCTCAACGCGCTGGGCACGCTGGCCTATGAAGGCCGCCGGCGCGAGCTGTTCGCCGAGGAGTTCCTCAAGACGCTGGTGCTGATGAGCCGGGGCGTACCGCGCGCGCAGCTCAAGGGTAGCTGGGCGGGGGCCACCGGCTATCCGCAATTCCTGCCCAGCGTCTATCTGCGGCTCGCCATCGATGCCGATGGCGACGGCAAGCCCGATATCTGGAGAAGCGAGCCCGACGCGCTTGCCTCGATCGGCAATTACCTGCGCGATGCGGGCTGGAAGAAGGGGGTACCCTGGGGCGTCGCCGTCCGCTTGCCCGAAGGCATCGATCGGGCGGCGATCCGCTCGCCCCTCAGTTCGCCGCGCTGCCCGCGCGTCTTCGCCCGGCAGAGCCGCTGGCTGACGATCGCCGAATGGCGCGACAAGGGCGTTCAGATGCTGGGCGGGCGCGTACCGCCGGAGAATGAACTGGCAACGCTGATCGAGCCCGACGGCAGCGGCAATACCGCCTACCTCCTCACCACCAATTATCGCTCGATCCTCGATTATAACTGCTCGAATTTCTACGCGCTGTCGGTGGGCCTGCTCGGCGATGCGATTGTGGAGTAG
- a CDS encoding MBL fold metallo-hydrolase, with protein MKLRILGCGTSSGVPRIGNDWGDCDPAEPRNRRSRASILVSSDTTNLLIDTTPDMRQQLLAADIIDIDAILWTHDHADHCHGIDDCRQIFHARRAPVPGYGFAETMAQLEQRFAYVFHGRDGYPPTVARYELAPDIIIGDIRVRTVAQPHGSIYSAGFRFEHDGKSIGYSTDFHEFTDDMCQLFEAVDIWVVDALRERPHPTHAHLGLTLDAIARCGPGRAILTHMDQSMDYASLSAVLPAGIEPGYDGQDIRL; from the coding sequence GTGAAGCTCCGCATCCTCGGATGCGGCACCTCATCGGGCGTGCCGCGGATCGGCAATGACTGGGGCGATTGCGACCCCGCCGAGCCGCGCAACCGGCGCAGCCGCGCCTCGATCCTAGTATCGAGCGACACTACCAATCTGCTCATCGACACCACGCCCGACATGCGCCAGCAGCTGCTCGCCGCCGATATCATCGATATCGACGCCATCCTGTGGACCCACGACCATGCCGATCATTGCCATGGGATCGACGATTGCCGGCAGATCTTCCACGCACGCCGCGCTCCGGTGCCGGGCTATGGCTTTGCCGAGACCATGGCCCAACTGGAGCAGCGCTTCGCTTATGTCTTTCATGGCCGCGACGGCTATCCGCCGACTGTCGCGCGCTATGAACTCGCACCCGACATAATCATCGGGGACATTCGCGTCCGTACCGTCGCACAGCCGCACGGCAGCATCTACAGCGCCGGTTTCCGCTTCGAGCATGATGGCAAGTCGATAGGTTATTCCACTGATTTTCATGAATTTACCGACGATATGTGCCAACTGTTCGAAGCTGTTGACATCTGGGTGGTCGATGCGCTGCGAGAGCGGCCGCATCCGACACACGCGCATCTTGGCCTGACGCTCGACGCCATTGCGCGCTGCGGTCCGGGGCGTGCTATCCTGACGCACATGGACCAGTCGATGGATTATGCCTCGCTGTCGGCGGTGCTGCCGGCCGGGATCGAGCCCGGCTATGACGGGCAGGATATCCGCCTGTGA
- a CDS encoding endonuclease III domain-containing protein gives MQMGFGFGALDDIRWVRSQLDTHFGSPGAIYRRSPVGQLVKSSISSRTQDSVSLAAYGRLIETFPSWAELAAASADQVESAIADVTFPDVKARHLLDALRMIAADHPDFDLGFLADMNIAHAKAWLEHLPGVGPKVAASALNFSTLAMPAFVVDTHILRILRRYGFIRGKADIAVAYDTIMEMAPWEADDLAELHMLMKRLGQTICRADHPDCRICPLRRKCKVASQVRSSKSSI, from the coding sequence ATGCAGATGGGATTCGGCTTTGGTGCCCTTGATGATATCCGATGGGTGCGAAGCCAGCTCGACACCCATTTCGGCAGCCCCGGCGCGATCTACAGGCGCAGCCCCGTCGGACAGCTGGTGAAATCGTCAATCAGCAGCCGCACGCAGGATTCGGTCTCGCTTGCCGCCTATGGTCGCCTCATCGAGACTTTCCCATCCTGGGCCGAGTTGGCGGCGGCATCGGCCGACCAGGTTGAAAGCGCCATCGCCGATGTGACCTTTCCGGACGTGAAAGCCCGTCACCTTCTTGACGCCCTGCGCATGATTGCTGCCGACCATCCGGATTTCGACCTTGGTTTTCTGGCTGACATGAACATAGCACACGCAAAGGCGTGGCTGGAACATCTGCCTGGTGTAGGCCCCAAGGTCGCCGCCTCCGCGCTCAATTTCAGCACATTGGCCATGCCGGCGTTCGTTGTGGATACCCATATTCTGCGGATATTGCGGCGGTACGGCTTCATCCGCGGCAAGGCTGACATAGCCGTGGCCTATGACACGATAATGGAGATGGCACCGTGGGAGGCGGACGATCTGGCCGAATTGCATATGCTGATGAAGCGCCTCGGCCAGACGATCTGCCGGGCTGATCATCCAGATTGCCGCATCTGCCCTCTGCGCCGGAAATGCAAGGTCGCGAGTCAGGTCCGCTCGAGCAAAAGCTCGATATAG